A region of Thermus oshimai DSM 12092 DNA encodes the following proteins:
- a CDS encoding TRAP transporter substrate-binding protein: MQRRDFLKKAGIGVAASAAFGPVFAQGSPSVRWRLASSFPKSLDTIYGAAEVLAERVSALTGGRFQIRPYQAGEIVPGLQVMDAVQQGTVEVGHTASYYFVGKAQVLAFDTAVPFGLTARQQNAWMYFGGGIELFRPIFADFNIIQFPGGNTGLQMGGWFRKEIKSLSDLKGLKMRIPGPGGQVMSRLGVVPQVLAGGDIYPALERGTIDATEWVGPYDDEKLGFHKVAKFYYYPGWHEPGPMLSFYVNLNEWRKLPKEYQQAFEVAAAEANQWMMAKYDQLNPPALQRLIRAGVRLRKWPNEIMQAAQKAAFAWYEEEAAKDATYRKVYTAWKKFREEQYRWFAVAELGYEQFAFPSV, from the coding sequence ATGCAAAGGCGGGACTTTTTGAAGAAGGCGGGTATCGGCGTAGCGGCAAGCGCGGCCTTCGGCCCGGTCTTCGCCCAGGGAAGCCCCAGCGTGCGCTGGCGGCTAGCCTCCAGCTTCCCCAAAAGCCTGGACACCATCTACGGGGCGGCGGAGGTGCTGGCGGAGCGGGTCTCCGCCCTCACCGGGGGCCGGTTCCAGATCCGCCCCTACCAGGCGGGGGAGATCGTGCCGGGGCTGCAGGTGATGGACGCGGTGCAGCAGGGCACGGTGGAGGTGGGCCACACCGCCAGCTACTACTTCGTGGGGAAGGCCCAGGTCCTGGCCTTCGACACCGCGGTGCCCTTCGGCCTCACCGCACGGCAGCAGAACGCCTGGATGTACTTCGGGGGCGGGATTGAGCTCTTCCGCCCCATCTTCGCCGACTTCAACATCATCCAGTTCCCCGGCGGGAACACCGGGTTGCAGATGGGGGGCTGGTTCCGCAAGGAGATCAAGAGCCTCTCGGACCTCAAGGGCCTCAAGATGCGCATCCCCGGCCCCGGGGGCCAGGTGATGAGCCGGCTGGGGGTGGTGCCCCAGGTGCTGGCGGGGGGGGACATCTACCCCGCCCTGGAGCGGGGCACCATCGACGCTACGGAGTGGGTGGGCCCCTACGACGACGAGAAGCTGGGCTTCCACAAGGTGGCCAAGTTCTACTACTACCCCGGCTGGCACGAGCCCGGGCCCATGCTCTCCTTCTACGTGAACCTGAACGAGTGGCGGAAGCTCCCCAAGGAGTACCAGCAGGCCTTTGAGGTGGCCGCGGCCGAGGCCAACCAGTGGATGATGGCCAAGTACGACCAGCTGAACCCGCCCGCCCTCCAGCGCCTCATCCGGGCCGGGGTGCGCCTAAGGAAGTGGCCCAACGAGATCATGCAGGCGGCCCAGAAGGCGGCCTTCGCCTGGTACGAGGAGGAGGCGGCCAAGGACGCCACCTACCGCAAGGTCTACACCGCCTGGAAGAAGTTCCGGGAGGAGCAGTACCGCTGGTTCGCGGTGGCCGAGCTGGGCTACGAGCAGTTCGCCTTCCCCTCGGTCTAA
- a CDS encoding molybdopterin oxidoreductase family protein produces the protein MRATCPLDCPDACRLRLTFREGRLAKVEGDPEHPITRGFACAKTYRYPERVRERLLYPMRRVGAKGEGRFVRVSWEEALDGIAERLRATLDRYGGEAVLPYHYAGTMGLVEGQHPLAFFRAIGASELLETICATAGGEAWAMTYGPRLAPDPEDIPENARYIVLWGINSLSTNSHLTPLLKEARKRGAKVVHLDPYENATSRFADWHLKLRPGTDAALAYAIAHVLFREGLVDWAYLEKAAIGLADFQARAEAWPPERASALTGVPEEAILRLAREMGEARRVFLRVGYGMTRHPGGGNALRAVVLLPALLGAWRYPGCGAMLSTSGAFPLNKRFLGGRHLLEGPRPHQGYFRPNPKARAVNMNQLGTALLELDPPIRALFVFNSNPLVVAPDTGRVKRGLEREDLFTVVLEQVMTETARFADYLLPATFFYEHPDLYTSYGHHYLSWNEALVPPEGEARPNTWVFRELAQRLGLEEPTLYWTAEEVARSLLDSDHPYLRGITFEALREAGFLKLNLPTPFLPFAQGPVRFSPPPEVIPTLPEPGYPLILLTPPAHRFLNTTYGNVEALVEAEGGEPRLLIHPEDAEARGIQDGMLVLVRSGRGQVVRRARVTEAPLPGVVVLEGTWWERWAPDGKGINHLTSERLTDLGGGSTFHANPVEVAPLLGDFPDASWA, from the coding sequence ATGCGGGCCACCTGCCCTCTGGACTGCCCGGACGCCTGCCGCCTCCGCCTCACCTTCCGGGAGGGGCGCCTCGCCAAGGTGGAAGGGGACCCGGAGCACCCCATCACCCGGGGCTTCGCCTGCGCCAAGACCTACCGCTACCCCGAACGGGTGAGGGAACGCCTCCTCTACCCCATGCGCCGCGTGGGGGCCAAGGGGGAGGGGCGGTTCGTGCGGGTCTCCTGGGAGGAGGCCCTGGACGGGATCGCGGAGCGGCTTAGGGCCACCCTGGACCGGTACGGGGGCGAGGCCGTCCTCCCCTACCACTACGCGGGCACCATGGGCCTGGTGGAGGGGCAGCACCCTTTGGCCTTCTTCCGGGCCATCGGGGCGAGCGAGCTCCTGGAGACCATCTGCGCCACCGCCGGGGGCGAGGCCTGGGCCATGACCTACGGCCCCCGCCTGGCCCCAGACCCCGAGGACATCCCGGAAAACGCCCGCTACATCGTCCTTTGGGGCATCAATAGCCTCTCCACCAACAGCCACCTCACCCCCCTCCTCAAGGAGGCCCGGAAGCGGGGGGCCAAGGTGGTCCACCTGGACCCCTACGAGAACGCCACCAGCCGCTTCGCGGACTGGCACCTCAAACTCCGCCCCGGCACGGACGCCGCCTTGGCCTACGCCATCGCCCACGTCCTCTTCCGGGAGGGCCTGGTGGACTGGGCCTATCTGGAAAAGGCGGCCATAGGCCTTGCCGACTTCCAGGCGAGGGCCGAGGCTTGGCCGCCCGAGCGCGCCAGCGCCCTCACCGGGGTGCCCGAGGAGGCCATCCTTCGCCTCGCCCGGGAGATGGGGGAGGCCAGGCGGGTCTTCCTGCGGGTGGGCTACGGCATGACCCGCCACCCGGGGGGCGGGAACGCCCTGAGGGCCGTGGTCCTCCTCCCCGCCCTCCTTGGGGCCTGGCGCTACCCGGGGTGCGGGGCCATGCTCTCCACCAGCGGGGCCTTCCCCCTAAACAAGCGCTTCCTCGGGGGGCGGCACCTCCTGGAGGGGCCGAGGCCCCACCAGGGCTACTTCCGCCCGAACCCCAAGGCCAGGGCGGTGAACATGAACCAGCTGGGGACGGCCCTCCTGGAGCTAGACCCCCCCATCCGGGCCCTTTTCGTCTTCAACTCCAACCCCCTGGTGGTGGCCCCGGACACGGGCCGGGTGAAGAGGGGCCTAGAGCGGGAAGACCTCTTCACCGTGGTGCTGGAGCAGGTCATGACCGAGACCGCCCGCTTTGCGGACTACCTCCTCCCCGCCACCTTCTTCTACGAGCACCCTGACCTCTACACCAGCTACGGCCACCACTACCTCTCCTGGAACGAGGCCCTGGTGCCCCCGGAAGGGGAGGCCAGGCCCAACACCTGGGTCTTCCGGGAGCTCGCCCAACGGCTCGGCCTAGAGGAGCCCACCCTCTACTGGACCGCGGAGGAGGTGGCGAGAAGCCTCCTGGACTCGGACCACCCCTACCTCCGGGGGATCACCTTTGAGGCGCTAAGGGAGGCGGGCTTCCTCAAGCTCAATCTCCCAACGCCCTTCCTCCCCTTCGCCCAGGGCCCCGTGCGCTTCAGCCCACCCCCGGAGGTCATCCCCACCCTCCCCGAGCCGGGTTACCCCCTGATCCTCCTCACCCCCCCGGCCCACCGCTTCCTGAACACCACCTACGGGAACGTGGAGGCCCTGGTGGAGGCGGAAGGGGGGGAACCCCGCCTCCTCATCCACCCAGAGGACGCGGAGGCCCGGGGGATCCAGGACGGGATGCTGGTCCTGGTGCGCTCGGGGAGGGGCCAGGTGGTGCGAAGGGCAAGGGTCACGGAGGCCCCCCTGCCGGGGGTGGTGGTCCTCGAGGGCACCTGGTGGGAGCGGTGGGCCCCGGACGGGAAGGGGATCAACCACCTCACCTCAGAACGGCTCACCGACCTTGGGGGCGGGAGCACCTTCCACGCCAACCCCGTGGAGGTGGCCCCCCTGCTTGGGGACTTTCCCGATGCTTCGTGGGCCTAA
- the folB gene encoding dihydroneopterin aldolase, translated as MGEIALLGLEFYGRHGVHPEEGRLGARFVVDLWLEVPFEGRGDLLEETVDYAAVYALVERIVRGKRFYLIEALADHLAEELLKAFPRLLRVRVRVHKPHAPIPGVFRDVYAETEKGRS; from the coding sequence ATGGGAGAGATCGCCCTCCTCGGACTAGAGTTCTACGGCCGCCACGGGGTCCACCCCGAGGAAGGGCGGCTTGGGGCCCGGTTCGTGGTGGACCTTTGGCTGGAGGTGCCCTTTGAGGGCCGGGGGGACCTTCTGGAGGAAACCGTGGATTACGCCGCGGTCTACGCCCTGGTGGAAAGGATCGTGCGGGGGAAGCGGTTCTACCTCATCGAGGCCCTGGCGGACCACCTGGCGGAGGAGCTCCTCAAGGCCTTCCCCCGCCTCCTGAGGGTGCGGGTGCGGGTGCACAAGCCCCACGCCCCCATCCCCGGGGTCTTCCGGGACGTGTACGCGGAAACGGAAAAGGGCCGCTCCTGA
- the ndk gene encoding nucleoside-diphosphate kinase: protein MERTFVMVKPDGVRRGLVGEILARFERKGFRLVGLKLITLDRELAERHYAEHREKPFFPGLVAFITSGPVVAMVLEGPNVVAEVRKMMGATHPKDALPGTIRGDFATTIDENVIHGSATLEDAQREIALYFRPEELV, encoded by the coding sequence ATGGAGCGGACCTTCGTCATGGTGAAGCCGGACGGTGTGCGCCGGGGCCTGGTGGGGGAGATCCTGGCCCGTTTTGAGCGCAAGGGCTTCCGCCTGGTGGGCCTGAAGCTCATCACCCTAGACCGGGAGCTTGCCGAGAGGCACTACGCGGAGCACCGGGAAAAGCCCTTCTTCCCTGGGCTCGTGGCCTTCATCACCTCGGGGCCGGTGGTGGCCATGGTCCTGGAGGGGCCGAACGTGGTGGCCGAGGTGCGCAAGATGATGGGGGCCACCCACCCCAAGGACGCCCTCCCCGGCACCATCCGCGGGGACTTCGCCACCACCATTGACGAGAACGTGATCCACGGCTCGGCCACCCTCGAGGACGCCCAAAGGGAGATCGCCCTCTACTTCCGTCCGGAAGAGCTGGTGTAG
- a CDS encoding NYN domain-containing protein, translating into MERVAIFIDGSNLYKGLVQHLGSDYRLNFVEFITLLTAGRRLLRAYYYNAPLPPEDPAAKAHQSFLNYLKRVPYVAVRLGRLERRADGFVEKGVDIQIAIDILRLAYADAYDVAVLVSGDGDFAEVVRVVQDMGKQVENTTFHALSSHRLAQQADRFYPLDDFPWDRLRAQTLPQAPEE; encoded by the coding sequence ATGGAAAGGGTGGCGATATTCATAGACGGGTCCAACCTGTACAAGGGGTTGGTCCAGCACCTGGGCTCGGACTATCGGCTGAACTTTGTGGAGTTCATCACCCTCCTCACCGCCGGGCGCAGGCTCCTCAGGGCCTACTACTACAACGCCCCCCTCCCCCCGGAGGACCCCGCGGCCAAGGCCCACCAGAGCTTCCTCAACTACCTCAAGCGGGTGCCCTACGTGGCCGTGCGCTTAGGAAGGCTGGAGAGGCGGGCGGACGGGTTCGTGGAAAAGGGCGTGGACATCCAGATCGCCATCGACATCCTGCGCCTGGCCTACGCGGACGCCTACGATGTGGCCGTCCTGGTCTCGGGGGACGGGGATTTCGCCGAGGTGGTGCGGGTGGTGCAGGACATGGGCAAGCAGGTGGAGAACACCACCTTCCACGCCCTCTCCTCCCACCGCCTGGCCCAGCAGGCGGACCGCTTCTACCCCCTGGACGACTTCCCCTGGGACCGCCTCCGGGCCCAGACCCTCCCCCAGGCCCCAGAAGAATAA
- a CDS encoding TRAP transporter large permease translates to MDLHSLMPPLMFLGLIVFLLSGYPVAFALGATGIVFGFLGIALDLFPPALLRAMPDRIFGIMANQLLLAIPFFTLMGILLERSGLAEDLLDTMGQLFGPLRGGLALSVVFVGAILAATTGVVAASVMAMGLISLPVMLKYGYNPRFASGVILGSATLAQIIPPSLVLIVMADQLGVSVGDMYKAALIPAAFTVGLYFLYVVAVALFRPKAAPALPLEARPHAGKEPEAAFALLSYLLVGVGAWKLGELLALPAWLEGLEVLLGLALWTLFLLPRIRKNALLRRALLSMVPPLVLIFLVLGTVLLGIATPTEAGAMGVVGALVLAALNRRLSFPVLYQAMDQTARLTAFVVFILIGSTMFSLAFRGVDGDLWVDGFLTNLPGGEVGFIAFVMLVVFLLGFFIDFFEIAFIALPLLAIGAESLNIDKLWFGLLVGVNLQTSFLTPPFGFALFYLRSVAPKEVKTADIYLGGIPFILLQLVVLALVYFLKDPILRFVNGF, encoded by the coding sequence ATGGACCTGCACAGCCTCATGCCCCCCCTAATGTTCCTGGGGCTCATCGTCTTTCTCCTTTCCGGCTACCCCGTGGCCTTCGCCCTGGGGGCCACGGGCATCGTCTTCGGTTTCCTGGGCATCGCCCTGGACCTCTTCCCCCCCGCCCTCCTCCGGGCCATGCCCGACCGCATCTTCGGTATCATGGCCAACCAGCTCCTCCTGGCCATCCCCTTCTTTACCCTGATGGGGATCCTCCTGGAGCGGAGCGGGCTGGCCGAGGACCTCCTGGACACCATGGGCCAGCTCTTCGGCCCCTTGAGGGGCGGCCTCGCCCTGAGCGTGGTCTTCGTGGGGGCCATCCTGGCCGCCACCACGGGGGTGGTGGCGGCGAGCGTCATGGCCATGGGCCTCATCTCCCTTCCCGTCATGCTCAAGTACGGCTACAACCCCCGCTTCGCCAGCGGGGTCATCCTGGGCTCGGCCACCCTGGCCCAGATCATCCCCCCCAGCTTGGTCCTCATCGTCATGGCCGACCAGCTGGGGGTGAGCGTGGGGGACATGTACAAGGCGGCCCTCATCCCCGCGGCCTTCACCGTGGGGCTTTACTTCCTCTACGTGGTGGCCGTGGCCCTCTTCCGCCCCAAGGCCGCCCCCGCTTTGCCCCTCGAGGCCAGGCCCCATGCAGGCAAGGAGCCCGAGGCCGCCTTCGCCCTCCTCTCCTACCTCCTGGTGGGGGTGGGGGCCTGGAAGCTGGGGGAGCTTTTGGCCCTTCCCGCCTGGCTGGAGGGCCTCGAGGTCCTCTTGGGGCTTGCCCTTTGGACCCTCTTCCTCCTCCCCCGCATCCGGAAAAACGCCCTCCTCCGCCGGGCCCTCCTTTCCATGGTGCCCCCCTTGGTCCTCATCTTCCTGGTCCTGGGAACGGTGCTCCTGGGCATCGCCACCCCCACGGAGGCCGGGGCCATGGGGGTGGTGGGGGCCTTGGTGCTGGCCGCCCTGAACCGGCGCCTCTCCTTCCCTGTCCTCTACCAGGCCATGGACCAGACCGCCAGGCTCACCGCCTTCGTGGTCTTCATCCTCATCGGCTCCACCATGTTCAGCCTGGCCTTCCGGGGGGTGGACGGGGACCTTTGGGTGGACGGTTTCCTCACCAACCTCCCCGGGGGGGAGGTGGGGTTCATCGCCTTCGTGATGCTGGTGGTCTTCCTCCTGGGCTTCTTCATAGACTTCTTTGAGATCGCCTTCATCGCCCTGCCCCTCCTGGCCATCGGGGCGGAGAGCCTAAACATAGATAAGCTCTGGTTCGGCCTCCTGGTGGGGGTGAACCTGCAGACCTCCTTCCTCACCCCGCCCTTCGGCTTCGCCCTCTTTTACCTGAGGAGCGTGGCCCCCAAGGAGGTGAAGACCGCGGACATCTACCTGGGGGGCATCCCCTTCATCCTCCTCCAGCTTGTGGTCCTGGCCCTGGTCTACTTCCTGAAAGACCCCATCCTGCGCTTCGTAAACGGTTTCTAG
- the folP gene encoding dihydropteroate synthase, with the protein MLWLRDRALPLDRPLLMGILNLTPDSFSDGGLYLEPEKALARAKALLEEGADLLDLGAESTRPGAEPVPVEEEKRRLLPVLDAVLPLGAPVSVDTRKPEVAEEALRLGAHLLNDVTGLRDERMAALAARYGVAAVVMHMPVPDPKTMMAHARYADVVAEVKAFLKAQAERALRMGVPQVVLDPGFGFGKLLAHNLALLKRLEEIVELGHPVLVGLSRKRTIGELTGVENPRERVVGSVAAHLFALLKGAHILRVHDVKAHREALKVWSALWERSPSSD; encoded by the coding sequence GTGCTCTGGCTCCGCGACCGGGCCCTCCCCTTGGACCGCCCCCTCCTCATGGGGATCCTGAACCTCACCCCCGACTCCTTCTCCGACGGGGGGCTTTACCTGGAGCCGGAAAAGGCCCTGGCCCGGGCCAAGGCCCTTCTGGAGGAAGGGGCGGACCTCCTGGACCTCGGGGCCGAGTCCACCCGCCCCGGGGCCGAGCCCGTGCCGGTGGAGGAGGAGAAACGGAGGCTATTGCCGGTCCTCGATGCCGTCCTCCCCCTGGGGGCCCCCGTCTCCGTGGACACCCGCAAGCCCGAGGTGGCGGAGGAGGCCCTTAGGCTTGGGGCCCACCTCCTCAACGACGTGACCGGCCTCAGGGACGAGCGCATGGCGGCCCTGGCCGCGCGCTATGGGGTGGCCGCGGTGGTCATGCACATGCCCGTCCCCGACCCCAAGACCATGATGGCCCACGCCCGCTACGCCGACGTGGTGGCGGAGGTGAAGGCTTTCCTGAAGGCCCAGGCGGAACGGGCCCTGAGGATGGGGGTGCCCCAGGTGGTCCTGGACCCGGGCTTTGGGTTCGGGAAGCTCCTTGCCCACAACCTGGCCCTCCTAAAGCGGCTAGAGGAGATCGTGGAGCTGGGCCACCCCGTCCTGGTGGGGCTTTCCCGGAAGCGAACGATCGGGGAACTGACGGGGGTGGAAAACCCACGGGAAAGGGTGGTGGGCAGCGTGGCCGCCCACCTCTTCGCCCTCCTAAAAGGGGCCCATATCCTCCGGGTCCACGACGTGAAGGCCCACCGGGAAGCCCTGAAGGTCTGGAGCGCCTTATGGGAGAGATCGCCCTCCTCGGACTAG
- a CDS encoding MFS transporter: MQGPGWYLRLSAYWFATSFKWFLVLLVLLPARVAELSPEGERASRLGLLFGLGAVMAILGPPLMGFLSDRLGSRRPFLLLGALLTAFALFYLAHAPSFAHLLLAYLLLQVADDLATGPYSALIPDLVPKGSRGLASGYMGALQVLGQILGGAVGFLLPLAPQAYLAAFVNLLAAALTLGAIPPRPLPQNPTPLRKALLLPFADPDFRLVYLTRFLVMLGFYLAQTYLQYYLADVVRLFQAFGRTLAEEPFQAVALLGLLISLGAALSSVPAGRASDRLGRKPLIYLSGAGLAVLMPFLLTLPRYEVLLFLALFFGVFYGVYLAADWALVADVLKDPKAHATDMGIWQTSIVVPQVLAGAFGRPLDLLNAREPGLGYTALFLLAALFFLLGAFLVAGVRRAR; this comes from the coding sequence GTGCAGGGGCCCGGCTGGTACCTCCGCCTTTCCGCGTACTGGTTCGCCACCAGCTTCAAGTGGTTCCTGGTCCTCCTGGTCCTCCTGCCGGCCCGGGTGGCGGAGCTCTCCCCAGAAGGGGAGCGGGCCAGCCGGCTTGGCCTCCTCTTCGGCCTGGGGGCGGTGATGGCCATCCTGGGCCCGCCCCTCATGGGCTTCCTTTCCGACCGCCTGGGAAGCAGGCGCCCTTTTCTTCTCCTGGGGGCCCTCCTCACCGCCTTCGCCCTCTTCTACCTGGCCCACGCCCCGAGCTTCGCCCACCTCCTCCTGGCCTACCTCCTCCTCCAGGTGGCGGACGACCTGGCCACCGGCCCCTACTCCGCCCTCATCCCCGACCTGGTGCCCAAGGGTAGCCGGGGGCTGGCCTCGGGGTACATGGGGGCGCTCCAGGTCCTGGGCCAGATCCTGGGCGGGGCGGTGGGGTTCCTCCTCCCCTTGGCCCCCCAGGCCTACCTGGCCGCCTTCGTGAACCTCCTGGCCGCGGCCCTCACCCTGGGGGCCATCCCCCCCAGGCCCCTGCCCCAGAACCCCACCCCCCTTCGGAAGGCCCTTCTCCTTCCTTTCGCCGACCCCGACTTCCGCCTGGTCTACCTCACCCGCTTCCTGGTCATGCTGGGCTTTTACCTGGCCCAGACCTACCTGCAGTACTACCTGGCGGACGTGGTCCGCCTTTTCCAGGCCTTTGGGCGGACCCTGGCGGAGGAGCCCTTCCAGGCGGTGGCCCTCTTGGGCCTCCTCATCTCCCTGGGGGCCGCCCTCTCCAGCGTCCCCGCGGGCCGGGCCTCGGACCGCTTGGGCCGTAAGCCCCTCATCTACCTCTCGGGGGCGGGGCTGGCCGTCCTCATGCCCTTCCTCCTCACCCTGCCCCGGTACGAGGTCCTCCTCTTCCTGGCCCTCTTCTTTGGGGTCTTCTACGGGGTTTATCTGGCGGCGGACTGGGCCTTGGTGGCCGATGTCCTTAAGGACCCCAAGGCCCACGCCACCGACATGGGGATCTGGCAGACCTCCATCGTGGTGCCCCAGGTGCTGGCGGGGGCCTTTGGCCGGCCCCTGGACCTCTTGAACGCCCGGGAGCCGGGCCTGGGTTACACCGCGCTCTTCCTCCTGGCGGCCCTCTTCTTCCTCCTGGGGGCGTTTCTGGTGGCGGGGGTGCGGCGGGCCCGGTAG
- a CDS encoding ribonuclease HII: protein MPPDPLEAPFWQAGLRVAGLDEAGRGAWAGPIVVGAVVLPPGAYPFRDSKRLSPKHRQRLAEEVERVALAFALGVAEVEEIDRLGVLKATLLAAERALKALPLPPEALVADYLPLKTALPLLAPPRAEDQSPSVAAASILAKVHRDRKMAELDRLYPGYGFARHKGYGTEEHQKALLALGPSPVHRRRFAPVARPPLL from the coding sequence ATCCCTCCCGACCCCCTCGAGGCCCCCTTTTGGCAGGCAGGCCTAAGGGTGGCGGGCCTGGACGAGGCGGGCCGGGGGGCCTGGGCGGGCCCCATTGTGGTGGGGGCGGTGGTCCTCCCCCCCGGGGCCTACCCCTTCCGGGACTCCAAGAGGCTAAGCCCCAAGCACCGGCAGCGCCTGGCGGAGGAGGTGGAGCGGGTGGCCCTGGCCTTCGCCCTAGGGGTGGCGGAGGTGGAGGAGATCGACCGGCTTGGGGTCTTGAAGGCCACCCTGCTCGCGGCCGAACGGGCCCTGAAGGCCCTCCCCCTCCCCCCGGAGGCCCTGGTGGCGGACTATCTTCCCTTAAAGACCGCCCTCCCCCTCCTGGCCCCGCCCCGGGCGGAGGACCAAAGCCCCAGCGTGGCCGCGGCCAGCATCCTGGCCAAGGTGCACCGGGACCGAAAGATGGCCGAGCTGGACCGGCTTTACCCCGGCTACGGCTTCGCCCGGCACAAGGGCTACGGCACGGAGGAGCACCAGAAAGCCCTCCTCGCCCTCGGCCCCTCCCCCGTCCACCGCCGGCGCTTCGCCCCCGTGGCCCGCCCTCCCCTCCTTTAA
- a CDS encoding universal stress protein, with product MRLLAAVDFGATHESVVATAEALGEVLGLEPFLLHVIPDPYFQGLAHHFPDLKEPIQALLAQVEARVGAALRARGLKAQVLRGLPAFVVGGEATRAKLVVLGQVGEAPLERLARGGMARYLLHRGEVPVLLVPPHRPLLRPARIAVGVDEGDAALAAARLAQIFGERLGAEVVGLHLVSGEGGCCYPTYLDPKGLGLAQVLERAEAFLSERLGLKVQAFKGEEALDLLEAAKRLGVDLLVLGSKAKSTWRHRLGQMVEAALRHGELPLLVVPEAARW from the coding sequence ATGAGGCTCCTAGCGGCGGTGGACTTCGGGGCGACCCACGAGAGCGTGGTGGCCACGGCGGAGGCCTTGGGGGAGGTCCTGGGCCTCGAGCCCTTCCTCCTCCACGTCATCCCCGATCCCTACTTCCAGGGCCTGGCCCACCACTTCCCCGACCTTAAAGAACCCATCCAGGCCCTCCTGGCCCAGGTGGAGGCCCGGGTGGGGGCGGCCCTTAGGGCGCGGGGGCTGAAGGCCCAGGTCCTCCGGGGCCTGCCGGCTTTTGTGGTGGGCGGGGAGGCCACCCGGGCCAAGCTGGTGGTCCTGGGCCAGGTGGGGGAAGCCCCCCTGGAGCGCCTGGCCCGGGGCGGGATGGCCCGCTACCTCCTCCACCGGGGGGAGGTCCCCGTCCTCCTGGTACCCCCCCACCGGCCCCTCCTCCGCCCGGCCCGGATCGCGGTGGGGGTGGACGAGGGGGACGCGGCCCTCGCCGCGGCCCGCCTGGCCCAGATCTTTGGGGAAAGGCTGGGGGCCGAGGTGGTAGGCCTCCACCTGGTGAGCGGGGAGGGGGGGTGCTGCTACCCCACCTACCTGGACCCCAAAGGCCTGGGCCTGGCCCAGGTGCTGGAGCGGGCGGAGGCCTTCTTGAGCGAGCGGCTTGGGCTTAAGGTCCAGGCCTTCAAAGGGGAGGAGGCCCTGGACCTCCTGGAGGCCGCCAAGCGCCTGGGGGTGGACCTCCTCGTCCTGGGCTCCAAGGCCAAAAGCACCTGGCGCCACCGCCTGGGCCAGATGGTGGAGGCCGCCCTGCGCCACGGGGAGCTCCCCCTTCTGGTGGTGCCCGAGGCCGCCCGCTGGTAG
- a CDS encoding TRAP transporter small permease subunit yields MKTLLALAHAIDALSEGIGRVIAWLALLVALLSAGNAILRYGFSYSSNAYLEAQWYLFSLIFLLGGAYALKRNAHVRIDLLYGRLSPRARAWIDLVGTVLFLIPMSLGILYLAWPWVAESVRIREVSPDAGGLPRWIIKPFLLVGFFLLALQGLSELIKKAAYLMGLCSLEEEREEVLE; encoded by the coding sequence ATGAAAACGCTCCTGGCTTTGGCCCACGCCATAGACGCCCTAAGCGAGGGCATCGGGCGGGTGATCGCCTGGCTGGCCCTTTTGGTGGCCCTCCTCTCCGCGGGGAACGCCATCCTGCGCTACGGGTTCAGCTACAGCTCCAACGCCTACCTCGAGGCCCAGTGGTACCTCTTCTCCCTCATCTTCCTCCTGGGGGGGGCTTACGCCCTGAAGCGGAACGCCCACGTGCGCATCGACCTCCTCTACGGGCGCCTGTCCCCCCGCGCCCGGGCCTGGATTGACCTGGTGGGCACGGTCCTCTTCCTCATCCCCATGAGCCTGGGGATCCTCTACCTGGCCTGGCCTTGGGTGGCGGAGTCCGTGCGCATCCGGGAGGTTTCCCCGGACGCCGGGGGGCTTCCCCGCTGGATCATCAAGCCCTTCCTCCTGGTGGGCTTTTTCCTCCTGGCCCTCCAGGGCCTTTCCGAGCTCATCAAGAAGGCGGCCTACCTCATGGGCCTGTGCTCCTTGGAGGAAGAACGGGAGGAGGTGCTGGAGTGA
- a CDS encoding DUF4384 domain-containing protein: protein MRLGLLLLTGLLSACTLVVEPAGLSLTYRLDFGRAILRFEPDRGPGGVYYLGEEVRFLLTLAEPGWVALFVEDPDGRTYGLDRFYLARGTHVLPPGAYRYTLVPPRGLHRVWAVYTDQAPTTLRLEGVYRDFEGVLRLYLEAAQARRHDRAETFFYLR, encoded by the coding sequence ATGCGCTTGGGGCTTCTCCTCCTTACGGGGCTCCTTTCCGCCTGCACCCTGGTGGTGGAGCCCGCGGGGCTTTCCCTCACCTACCGGCTGGACTTCGGCCGGGCCATCCTGCGCTTTGAACCCGACCGGGGGCCCGGAGGGGTTTACTACCTGGGGGAGGAGGTGCGCTTCCTCCTCACCCTGGCCGAGCCCGGCTGGGTGGCCCTTTTCGTGGAGGACCCGGACGGCCGCACCTACGGGCTGGACCGCTTCTACCTTGCCCGGGGCACCCACGTCCTCCCCCCCGGGGCCTACCGCTACACCCTGGTGCCCCCCAGGGGCCTGCACCGGGTGTGGGCGGTGTACACCGACCAGGCCCCCACCACCTTGCGCCTGGAGGGGGTCTACCGGGACTTTGAGGGGGTTTTAAGGCTTTACCTCGAGGCCGCCCAGGCCCGCCGCCACGACCGGGCGGAAACCTTCTTCTACCTCCGCTAA